A section of the Pseudanabaena mucicola str. Chao 1806 genome encodes:
- a CDS encoding NIL domain-containing protein, whose translation MKKRVNLTFPKRAINIPLTYRLAKDFNIAANIIRAQVAPNKVGKMVLELSGDIDQLEEAIEWMRSQDIEVSLHGREIVIDDTACVDCGLCTGVCPTEALTLDPKSFQLTFTRSRCIVCEQCIAACPVNAISINL comes from the coding sequence ATGAAAAAAAGAGTTAATCTTACCTTTCCTAAACGGGCGATCAACATTCCCCTCACCTATCGACTTGCCAAAGATTTCAATATAGCCGCAAATATTATCCGCGCACAAGTGGCTCCCAATAAAGTCGGAAAGATGGTGCTAGAACTATCAGGGGATATCGACCAGCTTGAAGAAGCTATCGAATGGATGCGTTCGCAAGATATCGAGGTTTCATTACATGGACGCGAAATTGTAATTGACGATACGGCATGTGTTGATTGTGGCTTATGCACTGGTGTATGCCCCACTGAGGCGCTGACCCTTGATCCTAAAAGTTTTCAACTCACCTTTACGCGATCGCGCTGTATAGTTTGTGAGCAATGTATTGCAGCTTGTCCTGTAAACGCCATCTCGATTAATCTATAG
- the lepB gene encoding signal peptidase I, producing the protein MSTENKLDSQVTVKPWWQQHGETIRIFAVALAIAIFLRTFIVEPRFIPSGSMEPTLQVGDRILVDKISQRWQEPQYGDILIFYPPATPATSDTSKAYIKRLIGVEGDRIAIKNGKVYRNGEPLDESYIAEAPKYAMREVLVPKGHYWMMGDNRNHSNDSHIWGFLPKGNVIGKATIRFFPFGDRLGAITTSK; encoded by the coding sequence ATGTCCACAGAAAATAAGCTCGATTCGCAAGTGACCGTCAAACCTTGGTGGCAGCAACATGGTGAAACGATTCGGATTTTTGCTGTTGCCCTTGCGATCGCTATTTTCCTACGCACGTTTATTGTGGAGCCACGCTTCATTCCCTCTGGCTCGATGGAACCAACTTTACAAGTGGGCGATCGCATTTTAGTAGACAAAATTTCCCAGCGTTGGCAAGAACCTCAATACGGCGATATTTTAATTTTCTATCCGCCTGCTACGCCTGCAACAAGTGATACGAGCAAGGCTTACATTAAGCGATTGATTGGTGTGGAAGGCGATCGCATTGCGATTAAAAATGGTAAGGTCTATCGCAATGGTGAACCTCTTGATGAGTCCTATATTGCGGAAGCTCCAAAATATGCGATGCGTGAAGTGTTAGTTCCCAAAGGTCATTACTGGATGATGGGCGACAATCGCAATCACAGCAATGATTCGCATATCTGGGGATTTTTACCAAAAGGAAATGTCATTGGTAAAGCAACTATTAGGTTTTTCCCTTTTGGCGATCGCTTAGGCGCAATTACAACTAGTAAATAA
- the lepB gene encoding signal peptidase I, with the protein MSSDNSSDRTNQSPVNPPSDPKQVPPVQERSLKTILADNLPTVTVAILLAVGVRIFVAEPRYIPSSSMEPTLLIDDRLIIDKLSFRWRKPERGEIIVFNPPNVAIVPDPTKVYIKRVIGLPGDRISIHDGKVFINDVPLNEPYVATPPNYTLPTQDDALCPNCFRPPNVQSGKDYPYFTVPNGKYWVMGDNRNNSLDSHAWGFMPEENIVGRAMFRYWPFDSRAGNLTVPKY; encoded by the coding sequence ATGTCATCTGATAATTCTAGCGATCGCACTAATCAGTCTCCAGTCAATCCACCGTCTGATCCCAAACAAGTACCACCAGTTCAGGAACGTTCGCTCAAAACAATTTTAGCGGACAATCTACCGACGGTGACTGTGGCGATCTTACTAGCGGTCGGAGTACGCATATTTGTAGCAGAGCCACGCTATATTCCCTCTAGCTCCATGGAGCCAACTCTATTAATTGATGATCGCCTAATTATTGACAAACTTTCCTTTCGCTGGCGCAAGCCTGAACGTGGCGAAATAATTGTCTTTAATCCTCCCAATGTTGCTATAGTGCCTGATCCCACGAAGGTTTATATCAAGCGAGTCATTGGCTTACCTGGCGATCGCATCAGCATTCATGATGGAAAAGTATTTATTAATGATGTGCCCTTAAATGAGCCATACGTTGCGACTCCGCCAAATTACACTTTACCGACCCAAGATGATGCCCTCTGCCCTAATTGCTTCCGTCCCCCTAATGTGCAATCAGGAAAGGATTATCCATATTTCACTGTCCCCAATGGTAAATATTGGGTGATGGGTGATAACCGCAATAACAGTTTGGATTCCCATGCATGGGGCTTCATGCCAGAGGAAAATATCGTCGGGCGGGCAATGTTTCGCTATTGGCCTTTTGATAGTCGTGCGGGTAACTTGACTGTTCCTAAATATTAA
- a CDS encoding nucleotidyl transferase AbiEii/AbiGii toxin family protein, translated as MSEIEGYDIKDWVEEASTTSNKEFRQAVHTILSSIASDSDLKANMILKGGILLAIRYKSHRFTTDIDFSTEKPRGGEITEDGVRKSLDSSLAQMVEELDYDLDCRVQSSKLQPRDVKSTYPSIKMKVGYAYKGTPQHKRLLSLQSPNTISIDYSLNEATPNIEDLKLNLEEGILAYSLTDLIAEKYRSLLQQVSRNRNRRQDVYDINLLVERFGDINDFERSKILNSLIIKSKAREISPDINSFEDPDLKSRAQKDYHTLKDEIESELPDFDDLFQKVSDFYRSLPWS; from the coding sequence ATGAGTGAAATCGAGGGATATGATATCAAAGACTGGGTTGAAGAGGCATCAACTACAAGTAATAAGGAGTTTCGTCAGGCTGTACATACTATCTTGTCGTCAATTGCTTCAGATAGTGACTTAAAAGCAAACATGATTTTGAAAGGAGGCATTTTGTTAGCGATAAGATATAAAAGTCATCGCTTTACAACAGATATCGACTTTTCTACGGAGAAACCACGCGGTGGCGAGATTACTGAAGATGGCGTTCGTAAATCTTTGGATAGTAGTCTAGCCCAGATGGTTGAGGAATTGGATTATGATTTAGATTGTCGTGTACAAAGTAGTAAGTTACAGCCAAGGGATGTTAAATCTACATATCCATCAATTAAGATGAAAGTAGGATATGCATATAAAGGGACACCTCAGCATAAGCGATTATTGTCTTTGCAATCACCGAATACCATATCAATTGATTATAGTTTGAATGAAGCAACTCCTAATATTGAAGATTTAAAGCTAAATCTTGAAGAAGGCATTTTAGCTTATTCATTAACAGACTTAATAGCCGAAAAATATCGCTCATTATTACAGCAAGTTTCTAGAAATAGAAATCGTAGACAAGATGTATATGACATAAACTTATTAGTCGAAAGATTTGGGGATATTAATGATTTTGAAAGAAGCAAAATCTTGAATTCCTTAATTATTAAATCGAAAGCAAGAGAGATATCGCCAGATATAAATTCATTTGAAGACCCAGATTTAAAATCCAGAGCTCAAAAAGACTATCACACTCTTAAAGATGAGATAGAGAGTGAGCTTCCAGACTTTGATGATTTATTTCAAAAAGTCTCTGACTTCTATAGATCATTGCCATGGTCATAA
- a CDS encoding SDR family oxidoreductase, translating to MQNKVVVVVGATGGIGSALVPKLAEAGAKLVLVARDIHKLEELVHNLEDDYDAEAIAIPTDITKYAQVEGMVQQAIAQFGQIDVLVNAAGAGILKQFNRIEPQELDYLLDLNLKGTFYTSQLVANAMKDRKIGHICNVIGILGKHPMAMASAYCASKFGAVGFSKCMADELRRFGIKVTLFYFGGIDSPFWDNVSLKVDRSKMLTPETAANAIMFALSADPLAVPMEINIQPESHLFF from the coding sequence ATGCAAAACAAAGTTGTTGTCGTTGTTGGTGCAACAGGTGGGATTGGTTCAGCACTTGTACCGAAATTAGCAGAAGCAGGTGCGAAATTAGTTCTCGTAGCAAGAGATATCCATAAATTAGAGGAACTCGTTCACAACCTCGAAGATGATTACGATGCTGAGGCAATCGCTATTCCCACCGATATCACCAAGTATGCTCAAGTTGAAGGAATGGTGCAACAGGCGATCGCCCAGTTTGGACAGATTGATGTTTTAGTGAATGCCGCAGGTGCAGGTATTCTCAAACAATTCAATCGCATTGAGCCACAGGAACTCGATTACCTGCTCGATCTCAATCTCAAAGGGACTTTTTATACGAGTCAGTTAGTCGCTAATGCGATGAAGGATCGCAAAATTGGACATATCTGTAATGTAATTGGTATTTTAGGTAAGCATCCGATGGCAATGGCATCCGCCTATTGTGCTTCTAAATTTGGAGCCGTTGGCTTTAGCAAATGTATGGCAGATGAGTTACGTCGCTTTGGAATTAAGGTAACTCTGTTTTATTTTGGGGGAATTGATTCACCATTTTGGGATAATGTCAGTCTCAAAGTCGATCGCAGCAAAATGCTGACTCCTGAAACTGCGGCAAATGCAATTATGTTTGCACTCTCCGCCGACCCATTAGCCGTACCGATGGAAATCAATATTCAACCTGAAAGCCATTTATTCTTTTAA
- a CDS encoding DedA family protein encodes MHFEFFSLEVIQEWTQQYGYWIVFFGIMLENAGIPLPGETITLVGGFLSGNGELRYPLVLLCTVAGAILGDSAGYWLGRWGGLPALSKIGKLFRMPADEIEIAREKFRGSADRAVFFGRFIAILRIFAGPMAGMSGMSYSRFLFFNATGALVWGVVTTGVAYYAGTLIPLEVLVSGVVKVSSIILSGVVLWFGVPPAYRFLKEKFIAWRNSHKPENAIPSHPHLQAVQESPVLLPITEDKIKIKQAIEND; translated from the coding sequence ATGCATTTTGAGTTTTTTTCGCTAGAAGTTATTCAAGAATGGACACAACAGTATGGATACTGGATCGTGTTCTTCGGTATTATGCTGGAGAATGCTGGTATCCCGTTGCCAGGGGAAACAATTACACTGGTAGGTGGATTTCTATCAGGAAATGGTGAGTTGCGCTATCCATTGGTTTTGCTATGTACTGTAGCGGGAGCAATTTTAGGAGATAGTGCAGGATATTGGTTAGGTCGTTGGGGTGGGTTGCCCGCCCTCTCAAAAATTGGCAAACTATTTCGGATGCCTGCTGATGAGATTGAGATTGCCCGTGAAAAATTTCGGGGTAGTGCTGATCGCGCAGTTTTCTTTGGTCGCTTCATTGCCATCTTGCGAATTTTTGCGGGACCAATGGCAGGAATGTCAGGAATGTCCTACTCAAGATTTCTCTTTTTTAACGCTACAGGTGCTTTGGTTTGGGGTGTCGTGACTACAGGTGTTGCCTACTATGCAGGCACATTAATTCCGCTTGAGGTCTTAGTATCTGGAGTCGTGAAAGTTAGTTCAATCATTCTAAGTGGAGTTGTTCTATGGTTTGGTGTACCCCCAGCATATCGTTTCCTAAAAGAAAAGTTCATCGCTTGGCGCAATTCCCATAAACCTGAAAATGCCATTCCTAGTCATCCACATCTACAAGCGGTGCAGGAGTCACCTGTGTTATTACCGATTACCGAAGATAAGATAAAGATTAAACAAGCGATCGAAAATGACTAA
- a CDS encoding dienelactone hydrolase family protein, with product MSKLTRREFIAVSSLTAGFAIAVQPISAKVITTTSKGLIAGEVKIPVIDGTIPAYRAQPARGKNFPVILVIQEIFGVHAHIQDVCRRLAKLGYLAIAPELFYRQGDVSKLADIAQIRPIVSKVPDAQVFADLDATVEWAAKSSQGDIQKLGITGFCWGGRITWLYANHNPKVKAGVAWYGRLVGESTELTPYHPIDIAKYLQVPILGLYGGKDAGIPLETVEQMREQLKGCSTNSEIIVYPDAPHAFNADYRSSYRQKEAEDGWKRLKAWFKKNGV from the coding sequence ATGTCAAAACTTACAAGGCGAGAGTTTATCGCTGTTAGTAGCCTCACTGCGGGATTTGCGATCGCTGTTCAGCCTATTTCCGCGAAAGTAATTACCACCACGAGCAAGGGGCTAATTGCAGGAGAAGTGAAAATTCCTGTCATTGATGGCACAATTCCCGCCTATCGAGCACAACCCGCCAGAGGCAAAAATTTCCCCGTCATTTTAGTAATTCAAGAAATTTTTGGTGTTCATGCCCATATTCAAGATGTATGCCGTCGTCTAGCCAAATTAGGATATTTAGCGATCGCCCCTGAATTGTTTTATCGCCAAGGTGACGTATCGAAACTTGCCGATATTGCTCAAATTAGACCGATTGTGAGCAAGGTTCCTGATGCTCAGGTATTTGCCGACCTTGACGCAACCGTAGAATGGGCAGCTAAATCGTCACAGGGCGATATTCAAAAGTTGGGGATTACGGGATTCTGCTGGGGTGGTAGGATTACATGGCTCTATGCAAACCATAATCCTAAAGTCAAGGCTGGTGTTGCTTGGTATGGCAGACTCGTTGGTGAATCGACAGAACTCACACCGTATCATCCCATTGATATCGCCAAATATTTACAAGTGCCTATTTTAGGACTTTACGGTGGCAAGGATGCAGGTATTCCCCTAGAGACCGTTGAGCAAATGCGCGAACAACTTAAGGGTTGCAGTACTAATTCTGAAATCATTGTCTATCCTGATGCTCCCCATGCGTTTAATGCCGATTATCGGTCCTCATACCGTCAAAAAGAAGCCGAAGACGGTTGGAAACGGCTGAAAGCTTGGTTTAAGAAAAACGGAGTTTAA
- the gpmI gene encoding 2,3-bisphosphoglycerate-independent phosphoglycerate mutase → MQKGSVSPLVLIILDGWGYREEAEGNAIAAANTPVIDSLWSTYPKTLLQASGKDVGLPKGQMGNSEVGHLNIGAGRVVPQELVRISDAVDDGSLLANPALVNVCEQVKANQSKLHLIGLCSDGGVHSHIDHLLGLIDLAKAQGIQDVCIHVITDGRDTLPQSGINFIKLLQTYLNKTGTGRIVTISGRYFVMDRDKRWDRIQKAYEVLTNDQITTKLTSAVDVLASAYQEKITDEFLPPTRIAHGAIAAGDGVICFNFRPDRSREITQAFVSDNFTGFERERIEPLAYATFTQYDSSLSIPVAFLPQNLTNLLGPVVSNHGLRQLRLAETEKYAHVTYFFDGGMEEASEGDDRILVNSPRVSTYDQEPAMSATEVTRIASEAIAKRIYSLIVINYANPDMVGHTGNFEATVKALEHVDRCLGQLLSSIANAGGTALITADHGNAEYMWDDDGNPWTAHSSNPVPFILVEGEGRKIHGHGADVKLKPNGGRLADIAPTILEILQIPKPPEMTGFSLLESASYEVKNLKTPVKIGM, encoded by the coding sequence ATGCAAAAGGGGTCTGTTTCTCCACTGGTTCTGATCATTTTAGACGGCTGGGGATATAGAGAAGAAGCCGAGGGCAATGCGATCGCCGCAGCAAATACTCCTGTCATAGATAGTCTGTGGAGTACTTACCCAAAAACTCTCCTCCAAGCCTCTGGCAAGGATGTTGGCTTACCCAAAGGTCAAATGGGCAACTCAGAAGTTGGTCATTTGAATATTGGCGCTGGTCGAGTCGTCCCCCAAGAATTAGTTAGAATTTCTGATGCTGTTGATGATGGCTCATTACTGGCTAATCCTGCGCTAGTAAATGTTTGTGAGCAGGTCAAGGCTAATCAGAGCAAGTTACATCTAATTGGGCTTTGCTCTGATGGTGGTGTTCATTCGCATATTGATCACTTATTAGGTTTGATCGATTTAGCAAAGGCTCAGGGTATTCAAGATGTCTGTATCCATGTCATTACTGATGGTCGAGACACCCTACCCCAGTCTGGGATTAATTTTATTAAGTTATTGCAGACCTATCTTAATAAAACTGGCACTGGGCGGATTGTTACCATTAGCGGTCGCTATTTTGTAATGGATCGGGACAAACGTTGGGATCGCATCCAAAAAGCCTATGAAGTTTTAACTAATGATCAAATCACCACCAAGCTAACTTCAGCAGTCGATGTACTGGCATCTGCTTATCAAGAAAAAATCACCGATGAGTTTTTGCCACCAACCAGAATAGCCCATGGGGCGATCGCCGCAGGTGATGGTGTCATTTGTTTTAATTTCCGACCTGATCGTTCCCGTGAAATTACCCAAGCATTTGTATCTGATAACTTTACGGGATTTGAACGTGAGCGCATAGAGCCGCTTGCCTATGCTACCTTCACCCAGTACGACAGTTCACTATCGATCCCTGTTGCTTTCTTGCCTCAAAACTTGACCAACCTACTCGGGCCAGTTGTATCTAACCATGGACTCAGGCAACTCCGCTTGGCTGAAACTGAAAAATATGCCCATGTCACCTATTTCTTTGACGGTGGGATGGAAGAGGCTAGCGAAGGAGATGATCGCATACTCGTTAATAGCCCAAGGGTATCGACCTATGACCAAGAGCCAGCTATGTCGGCTACTGAAGTTACCAGAATTGCTTCGGAGGCGATCGCCAAACGGATTTATTCACTGATCGTAATCAACTATGCCAACCCTGACATGGTCGGACATACTGGTAACTTTGAAGCTACGGTTAAGGCACTTGAACATGTGGATCGATGTTTAGGGCAACTGCTATCTAGTATTGCTAATGCAGGCGGTACTGCTTTGATCACGGCTGATCACGGTAATGCGGAATATATGTGGGATGATGATGGTAACCCTTGGACAGCTCATTCCAGTAACCCTGTACCATTTATTTTGGTGGAGGGTGAAGGACGCAAAATTCATGGACATGGTGCTGATGTCAAGCTAAAGCCCAATGGTGGTCGTCTGGCGGACATTGCACCAACGATTCTTGAAATCCTCCAAATTCCGAAACCACCAGAAATGACTGGGTTTTCTCTATTGGAGTCAGCTAGTTATGAAGTTAAAAATCTCAAAACACCAGTAAAAATTGGTATGTAA
- the tftA gene encoding hormogonium tapered terminus morphoprotein TftA yields MGKIFISAGHNVFEGSFRDLSEGVGGMIEMAELIATRDLLIAELRSRGIAIALPSDDLNSEEMIAWINSRVTSQDVALSLNIDTVTSPELRGATTYYIANNTIRKRQAEIITNALTKRVPEITNRGAKVDTIASIGSLSFCRQIIIPSILLELVFANTSQDRLLMQTRRRDYVIGIADGLQAWINETATTIPVFTPANRTPVTKAVTYPEININLNGQSYEEKGILVAGNVLVPADLVDRLGFDLSQIPLTCRLRYQSIVYLQAIALRDLNTSVSWDSTTRTLYLKTIFKVFTGQIDQIMGVGNASEVQLLMFLKNNNEIALTNYGDLPHLYREEAEIEGVNHDIAFCQMCIETGFLRFGRGIEAEQNNFASLGATSSVNATAKLSGASFADQRTGVRAHIQHLKAYASNAPLFQPVVAPRFHLVARGVAPVLSQLTGRWAIDPLYDRKILALIRRLYESAGIF; encoded by the coding sequence ATGGGCAAAATATTTATTTCCGCAGGTCATAATGTTTTTGAAGGTTCGTTCCGCGATCTCAGTGAAGGAGTTGGCGGCATGATCGAAATGGCTGAATTGATTGCTACAAGAGATCTATTAATTGCCGAATTGCGATCGCGGGGGATTGCGATCGCTCTACCTAGTGATGACTTGAACTCAGAAGAGATGATCGCATGGATTAATTCAAGGGTCACTAGTCAAGATGTAGCTCTATCTCTCAATATCGATACGGTCACATCACCAGAATTACGAGGAGCCACAACCTATTACATAGCCAATAATACAATTCGCAAACGGCAGGCGGAAATAATTACCAATGCCTTAACCAAGCGAGTTCCCGAAATTACGAATCGAGGTGCGAAAGTGGACACGATCGCGAGTATTGGCAGTTTGAGCTTTTGTCGCCAAATTATCATTCCTTCAATTTTGTTGGAATTAGTTTTTGCAAATACTTCACAGGATCGACTACTGATGCAAACAAGGCGGCGTGACTATGTGATCGGAATTGCTGATGGCTTACAGGCATGGATTAATGAAACGGCAACTACAATTCCTGTATTCACTCCAGCGAACCGTACCCCTGTCACCAAAGCTGTTACCTATCCAGAAATTAATATTAATCTCAATGGACAAAGTTATGAAGAAAAGGGGATTTTAGTGGCAGGCAATGTCTTAGTTCCAGCCGATTTAGTTGACCGCCTCGGTTTCGATCTGAGTCAGATTCCTTTAACTTGTCGTCTGCGCTATCAAAGTATTGTCTATTTGCAGGCGATCGCTTTGCGAGATCTGAATACTTCTGTATCTTGGGATAGCACTACCCGTACCCTTTATCTAAAAACAATTTTTAAGGTTTTCACTGGGCAAATCGATCAGATCATGGGTGTAGGTAATGCATCAGAAGTGCAGTTACTAATGTTTCTCAAAAATAATAATGAGATAGCTCTCACAAACTATGGTGATCTACCACATTTATATCGTGAAGAAGCAGAAATTGAAGGTGTAAATCATGATATTGCCTTTTGTCAAATGTGCATTGAGACAGGATTTCTCAGATTTGGTAGAGGTATTGAAGCTGAACAAAATAACTTTGCTAGTCTTGGTGCTACATCTTCGGTGAATGCAACAGCTAAATTATCAGGTGCGAGTTTTGCCGATCAGCGTACAGGCGTGAGAGCACATATCCAGCATCTCAAAGCCTATGCCAGCAATGCTCCATTATTTCAACCTGTCGTTGCACCGAGATTCCACTTAGTGGCGCGAGGCGTTGCCCCGGTCTTAAGTCAACTCACTGGACGCTGGGCGATCGATCCTCTCTATGATCGCAAAATCCTCGCCCTCATCCGCCGACTCTACGAATCCGCAGGCATTTTCTAG
- the folK gene encoding 2-amino-4-hydroxy-6-hydroxymethyldihydropteridine diphosphokinase, producing MTELCAIALGSNLSSEIGDSEKIVQSAIARLANHPEIEVIRVSRWYRTKAITLPNSAPQPDYINGCAILQTILNPLQLLRALFYIEQIFGRERRERWGARTLDLDLLLYGDRQIASPELVLPHPRMSDRAFVLLPLSEIAADWIHPSTGLAIVDLAQNPPDLDLSHPIAIDNKVLKHCTL from the coding sequence ATGACAGAGCTTTGTGCGATCGCCCTCGGTAGTAACCTGAGCAGTGAAATCGGGGACTCCGAAAAAATTGTCCAATCAGCGATCGCCCGACTCGCTAATCACCCTGAAATAGAGGTAATTAGAGTTTCGCGTTGGTATCGCACCAAGGCAATTACCTTACCAAATTCTGCACCCCAGCCTGACTACATCAATGGTTGTGCAATTTTACAAACTATTCTCAATCCATTGCAGTTATTACGCGCTTTATTTTATATAGAGCAAATTTTTGGGCGTGAACGCCGCGAACGGTGGGGAGCCAGAACTCTCGATCTTGATTTATTGCTATATGGTGACCGCCAAATTGCATCGCCCGAATTAGTATTACCGCATCCCCGAATGAGCGATCGCGCCTTTGTCCTGTTACCTCTATCCGAAATTGCCGCCGATTGGATTCATCCTAGCACTGGTTTAGCGATCGTCGATCTCGCCCAAAACCCCCCTGATTTAGATTTGAGTCATCCCATAGCTATTGATAACAAGGTCTTAAAGCACTGTACTCTGTAA
- a CDS encoding aspartate kinase, whose product MALIVQKYGGSSVADADRIKAVRDRIKRTVDAGNQVVVVVSAMGKTTDGLVALAESVAATHAQTLEEIDAKERETDLLLATGEQVTIALLSMALQAVGQPAIAMNGSQVRVVTEPKHTRARILYVEADQIKSALALGKVVVIAGFQGVALDEATGLPSTEITTLGRGGSDTSAVAIAAAIEADVCEIYTDVPGILTTDPRIVPKAQMLDEITCDEMLELASLGAKVLHPRSVEIARNFGVKMCVRSSWLDDPGTVITSPRIGIGDLKTLEVNRFVENISIDYDQVKIALLQIPDRPGIASQLFKPLAEQSVNVDLIIQAVQEIEGVNDIAFTIPQNQLQLAELVTRSLEIGASSVTVDSNVAKISIIGVGMIGRPGVAAKMFSALAEAGVNIQMISTSEIKISCVIAATDGEVAIAALQKVFDVPVQTSTSRETILNTNNPPVRGVALDRNRARIAVQKVPDRPGMAAKILEQLAEQNISLDMIVQSQSDRDVNEIAFTVAITDRAKAETALKQVANDLGYGEVSCDDDISKVSIVGAGMINQSGIAARMFGALADASINIEMIATSEIKVSCVVRDNQAEQALMLIHQEFNLSGDRAIEVPSVLKK is encoded by the coding sequence ATGGCGCTAATAGTTCAAAAATATGGTGGCTCCTCCGTAGCCGATGCTGATCGCATTAAAGCAGTACGCGATCGCATTAAGCGGACAGTTGATGCGGGTAATCAAGTCGTGGTTGTAGTTTCGGCGATGGGCAAAACCACGGATGGACTAGTTGCCCTTGCCGAATCTGTAGCTGCAACCCATGCCCAAACCCTCGAAGAAATTGACGCGAAAGAGCGTGAGACGGATTTGCTCTTGGCAACGGGTGAACAGGTGACGATCGCTTTGCTAAGTATGGCGCTACAAGCGGTGGGTCAACCAGCGATCGCTATGAATGGTTCGCAAGTGCGGGTAGTCACTGAACCAAAACATACACGTGCCAGAATTTTGTATGTGGAAGCTGACCAAATTAAATCAGCTTTGGCTTTAGGTAAGGTTGTCGTAATTGCAGGCTTCCAAGGTGTGGCGCTTGATGAAGCAACAGGTTTGCCGAGTACCGAAATCACGACCCTAGGAAGGGGTGGTTCGGACACTTCGGCAGTGGCGATCGCGGCGGCGATTGAAGCTGATGTTTGTGAGATTTATACAGATGTTCCAGGAATTCTCACCACCGATCCCCGCATTGTGCCCAAAGCACAAATGCTCGATGAAATTACTTGCGATGAAATGCTAGAGCTAGCCAGTTTGGGCGCTAAGGTTTTACATCCGCGATCGGTCGAGATAGCAAGAAACTTTGGCGTAAAAATGTGTGTGCGATCAAGTTGGCTTGATGATCCAGGGACAGTAATTACCTCGCCACGTATTGGCATAGGTGACCTAAAAACCTTAGAGGTAAATCGTTTCGTGGAAAATATTTCTATTGATTACGATCAAGTCAAGATTGCCCTATTGCAGATCCCTGATCGACCAGGGATCGCCTCGCAATTATTCAAACCCCTTGCCGAGCAATCCGTAAATGTAGACTTAATCATTCAAGCGGTGCAAGAAATTGAGGGAGTTAATGATATTGCTTTTACGATTCCTCAAAATCAATTGCAGTTGGCGGAATTGGTCACCCGTAGCCTAGAGATTGGTGCAAGTTCTGTTACTGTTGACTCCAACGTCGCAAAAATCAGCATTATTGGCGTTGGGATGATTGGTCGTCCAGGAGTTGCCGCAAAAATGTTCTCGGCATTGGCAGAAGCTGGGGTGAATATTCAGATGATCTCTACCTCAGAGATTAAGATTAGCTGTGTAATTGCCGCAACCGATGGCGAGGTAGCGATCGCTGCTCTTCAAAAAGTCTTTGATGTGCCAGTACAGACATCCACTTCCCGCGAAACAATCCTTAATACCAACAATCCACCAGTACGGGGCGTTGCTCTTGATCGCAATCGAGCTAGAATCGCAGTTCAGAAAGTACCAGATCGTCCAGGAATGGCAGCCAAAATTCTGGAACAATTAGCTGAGCAAAATATTAGCTTAGATATGATTGTGCAGTCCCAGTCTGATCGCGATGTTAATGAGATTGCCTTTACGGTAGCTATTACGGATCGGGCAAAAGCGGAAACTGCCCTGAAGCAGGTGGCAAACGATCTCGGTTATGGCGAAGTCTCCTGTGATGACGACATCAGCAAAGTCAGCATCGTGGGAGCAGGGATGATCAATCAATCTGGTATTGCTGCAAGGATGTTTGGAGCATTAGCCGATGCAAGTATTAATATTGAGATGATTGCCACATCTGAAATTAAAGTTAGTTGTGTAGTCCGTGATAATCAGGCGGAACAGGCGTTAATGCTAATTCATCAAGAATTTAACCTTTCTGGTGATCGCGCGATTGAGGTTCCTAGTGTCTTGAAAAAGTAG